TGGTCTCACGGTCGGCCGTGGGCTTGGTGGAAGTCACCTCCAACACCATGGCAACGCCGTCGCAGGGCATCCAGGATCCGGTGCCCCCAAAGAGGTCGAGCTGAATGGGCGCGAAAGTAACGTCCGGGACTACGTGGTTCTTCGGGCAGGCTTCCCCGCTCTTCAGCCTTAGCCCCTTGTTCCCGGAGAAGTCCATGTCGGTCCTGGACTGCCTGATCACCTGCCTCACGATTCGGCTGATGTACTTCTCGTGATCCCCGTCCGGCGGCGGCGTCACAACGATCTCCCCCTCGATCAACTCGGCCCGGAAACCCTCCGGGGTGTCCAGGGCGAGAAAGCCCTCCAGCAGGACTTGTTCCTGCGTGAGCGGCTCATGGGCCATGGCAGTCATGTCACGCCCCTCCTTCGGTCGCTCGCCAGACTGGGACATCGGGAGATCACCTGTCCGAGAGATCGGGAACCGTTCCCTCGATCGTGGCACACGATCTCCTCCGTCGTCAGGGACCGCCTTCCGCAAGCTCACGCCGGCGCGAAGCGCACCTTTGCTGTTCCCGGGTCGGCCTGGGTGAGGCGGACGCGGAGGTGTTCGCCCAGGGGCAGACGGTCGCCCTCGATTCGGCCGATGACCGCCGGGGATTCCAACTGGACCGTGCCCACGGTCGGTTGGCGGTCGTCCACGTCCACCACGCAGGCCTCGAACACCTCCCCCACCCGGCCCGCCAGCAGTGCCGCCTCGACGATGTCGACGCATTCCCGTTCGACGGTTCCGGCGCGGCGGGTGCCATCGGTCATTTCGTGGGGCAGCGTGTCGAGCGAGGCGATGACCCAGTCGGGTGGGGGATCGCCCTGCACCGCTGCCAGGCAGATTTCCGACGCGTACCGGTCGGCCAGGCGGCGTAGCGGGGCCGTGCAGTGGGCGTAGGGGGCGGCGACGGCGGCGTGGGTGGTGATGGGCGGGAGGGCGCCGTCGCGGAAGACGGTGTAGCCGGCGCCTCGCAGCAGGGTCGTGCATTCCTGGAGGAAGGCCGCGTGGTGCGGGTCGTGCGGGTCCAGGGAGCGGATGAGCTGGGCGTAGGAGACGTGGTGGGGCCAGTCGATGTGCAGCGCGTGTGCGGTGCGGCGCAGGCGGCCCACGGCGCCGTCGGGGGCGGCGGGGAGGGTGCGCAGGATGCCTGTGCCCGCCGCAAGCATCAGGTCGGCCGCCGCCATGCCGGTCAGGAGGGAGAGCTGCGCGTTCCAGCCGTCGGCGGGGAGCGGGGCGCGATAGGTGAGTTCGTAGGTGTGGTCCTGCTCGACGATCTCCTGTTCCGGCACGTTCAAGGAGATCCCGCCGCGCTCCACCTCCAGGCGCTCCCTCAGCTCGCCGATCTCCTTCAACAGCATCAGCGGTTCTTCGGCCGTTCCGTCGTCGATCTGCTTCTGTACGGCGGCGTAATCGAGCTTGGCGCGGCTGCGGACCAGGGCGCGGCGCACGTCGACGGCGAGGGTGCGGCCGTCCGCGTCGAGGTCGATCGTCCAGAGGGCGGCGGGACGGGTCACGTTCGGCAGCAGGCTGGCGGCGGCCTCGCTCAGCACCTCGGGGTGGAGCGGGATCTTCTCGTCCGGGAAGTAGAGGGTCGTCACCCGTCGGTGCGTCTCCGCGTCCAGGGGCCCGCCGGGTACGACGAAGGCGGCGACGTCGGCGATGGCGTACCGGACGCGGTAGCCGGTGCCGTGCCGGGACAGGTGCATCGCCTGGTCGAGGTCGGTGGAGGTGGGCGGGTCGATGGTGAAGAGGGGGATGTCCGTGGCGTCCAGGGCCGGCAGGGCTGGGGTCGTGGACACGCGTTCCGCCTCGGCCAGGGCCTCGGGCGGGTAGCGCTCGGGGATGGCGAGTTCGGCGCGCAGGGCGGTGAGGGCGGCCCGGAGGGGGGCTTCGGGGGCGCCGGTCACGCGGATGTGGCGGCGGGGCATACAGCGAGGGTAAGTAAATCCGGCGCCGTACGCTGTGCGGGAGCTCAACCGTAAGGAGATCTTCCGTGCTTGTCCTGCTGCCGCCCTCCGAAGGCAAGGCGTCCTCCGGCCGTGGCGCCCCGCTGAAGCTGGAGTCGCTGTCCCTGCCGGGGCTGACGGAGGCCCGTACGGCCGTCCTCGGGGAGCTGGTCGAGCTGTGCGCCGGGGACGAGGAGAAGGCGCGCGAGGTGCTCGGGCTGAGCGAGGGGCTGCGGGGCGAGGTCGCGAAGAACGCCGGGCTGCCGAGCGCCGGGGCGCGGCCCGCCGGGGAGATCTACACGGGGGTGCTGTACGACGCCCTGGACCTCGCCTCCCTGGACGCGGCCGCGAAGAAGCGGGCCGCCCGGTCGCTGGTCGTCTTCTCCGGGCTGTGGGGTGCCGTCCGGGTGACCGACCGGATTCCCTCCTATCGGTGCTCGATGGGGGTGAAGCTGCCCGGTCTCGGTGCGCTCGGCGCGCACTGGCGGACGCCCATGGCGACCGTGCTGCCGGAGGTCGCCGGTGACGGGCTCGTCCTCGATGTGCGATCCTCCGCCTACGCGGCCGCCTGGAAGCCGAAGGGCGAGGTCGCGGAGCGGACGGCGAGCGTGCGGGTGCTGCACGCGCCGACCCGGAAGGTGGTCAGCCACTTCAACAAGGCGACGAAGGGGCGGATCGTACGGAGCCTGCTGGCGGCC
Above is a genomic segment from Streptomyces sp. SLBN-31 containing:
- a CDS encoding Uma2 family endonuclease is translated as MTAMAHEPLTQEQVLLEGFLALDTPEGFRAELIEGEIVVTPPPDGDHEKYISRIVRQVIRQSRTDMDFSGNKGLRLKSGEACPKNHVVPDVTFAPIQLDLFGGTGSWMPCDGVAMVLEVTSTKPTADRETKRRCYARGGIPLYLLVDRDTSQATLFSGPEKDDYREHCTRPFGKALTLPEPFKFELETTDFL
- a CDS encoding RNB domain-containing ribonuclease — its product is MPRRHIRVTGAPEAPLRAALTALRAELAIPERYPPEALAEAERVSTTPALPALDATDIPLFTIDPPTSTDLDQAMHLSRHGTGYRVRYAIADVAAFVVPGGPLDAETHRRVTTLYFPDEKIPLHPEVLSEAAASLLPNVTRPAALWTIDLDADGRTLAVDVRRALVRSRAKLDYAAVQKQIDDGTAEEPLMLLKEIGELRERLEVERGGISLNVPEQEIVEQDHTYELTYRAPLPADGWNAQLSLLTGMAAADLMLAAGTGILRTLPAAPDGAVGRLRRTAHALHIDWPHHVSYAQLIRSLDPHDPHHAAFLQECTTLLRGAGYTVFRDGALPPITTHAAVAAPYAHCTAPLRRLADRYASEICLAAVQGDPPPDWVIASLDTLPHEMTDGTRRAGTVERECVDIVEAALLAGRVGEVFEACVVDVDDRQPTVGTVQLESPAVIGRIEGDRLPLGEHLRVRLTQADPGTAKVRFAPA
- the yaaA gene encoding peroxide stress protein YaaA, producing MLVLLPPSEGKASSGRGAPLKLESLSLPGLTEARTAVLGELVELCAGDEEKAREVLGLSEGLRGEVAKNAGLPSAGARPAGEIYTGVLYDALDLASLDAAAKKRAARSLVVFSGLWGAVRVTDRIPSYRCSMGVKLPGLGALGAHWRTPMATVLPEVAGDGLVLDVRSSAYAAAWKPKGEVAERTASVRVLHAPTRKVVSHFNKATKGRIVRSLLAAGVAPKDPAGLVEALRDLGYVVEVEPPKGAGKAWMLDVLVDEVH